The Equus asinus isolate D_3611 breed Donkey chromosome 14, EquAss-T2T_v2, whole genome shotgun sequence genomic sequence TCCCTGCGTCGTCCTGACCGTGGTTCTCCGGTGGGTGAGGGTGCGTCACCCACCCCTCCGTGCAGTGCCTGCCAGTGTGGAAGGCCTGGCCTCAGGTGGCGGTCACCCCGGCCTGTGGCTTGTCCTCCTGACAGTCCTGGCGCGCTGCAGGGAGGCGCTGCAGGGCACAGGTCTCCCGCTACCCTGAGCCATGTCGCTGACCGCAGGGAGCCGTGCACGCAGCGCGAGCCGGGTGTGGGACAGCCCACCTGGGGCCTGGACAGAGCCAGGGGGCGGGCGCCTTGCCCGCTGGGTGAGGTGCGACCTCGGGCGGGAGCACAGCCTTGCTTCCACTCCGGGTGGTGGGTGTGTCTGGCTTGGCGGCGTCATAAAGCGCTCACGCTCACGCCTCGTCTTCAGCCTTTGCCGTCCAAAACCATCCCTCCTGGGCCCAGGGCACTAACTCGGAGAGCGTGTTAGACGGGGGCGGCGCGTGCGTGTCGTGGGGGCAGCCGCCCTGACTGCGCACTGCTGCCCTGTCTTGTCGCAGGTACACGTCGCAGAGCAAGCACGCCGAGGCCCGGGAGCTCATGTGCTCGGGAGCGCTGCTGTTCTTCAGCCACGGCCAGGTGAGCCGCTGCCCGGGGCTTCCGTGCCGGGGCCTGTGGGCTGGGCGGGCCGTCCTCGGTGCTGGCCGCTCTGCCTGCAGCCGGGCGAGTGTCTTGGGGTCCGGGTGAGTGTCCTGGGGTCCGGGCACAGATGCCCAGCCGTGTCTGGGGCTGGGGCGCTGCCCCCAGGCCGGGCGTCCACTCTCCGCCGGGTGGCCGGGTGACTCCAGTGCTCAGAAGAGTTTTCTCGGCTTCGCGCTCTCTCGGGTTTCCACCTGGAACCCAGAGCAGCTGCCTGACTTTGCCACAAATCCTCAGAACGGCCCGAGCTCTGTTTCTAACCGTGGGATTTTTGTTCGTTTCCGTGTTTTTTAGCAAAACAGTGCTGCGGACTTGTCCATGCTGGTCTTAGAGTCTCTGGAGAAGGCAGAAGTGGAGGTGGCCGACGAGCTCCTGGGTGAGGCTCTCTCACTGTGCCCTCGAGACGGTCTCCTGGCTGGTCTCTTGGGTagccacacacatgcacacacacgcgcgtGCATGGGAGCCACCCTGCTGTTCCGGCTCTGATGGACGGTGGCCTCCTAGCCGGCAGGCGAGGTGGGGTGTCCCTTGTCACATCCTGCCTTGCTGGCCTCCCCGCGCTGGCCAGCTTGCAGCTGGAGCCTTCGTGGGAGCCGCCAGCTGGAAAGACGAGGAGGCCGCTCCTGCCTCGGCAGCTCTGGCACCACCTTTCTCACCATGCTCCCCTCCCCATGTCTGGCTCCCAACGCCGGCTGAGCCGCGAGCCCGGAAAGGAGGGTGTGGCTGCTGGCACTGCAGTGGGGAGGCCAACTGAGGGTGGCCCGGACGGCTCCAGCCCCTGGGGCTACACTGGGATGCCCCCACTGCCCTGGTTGCTCTCGACTGCAGGGCGATGGCTGCTGCTTTCAATGAGCTTTAGTGAGATGCGCTGTGCAGAGAGCTGAAGGGGTGGCCTGTTCTTCGGGTCAGGGCCTCTGTGTGTGTCGTTTTTAGAAAACCTGGCTAAACTGTTCAGTCTGATGGATCCCAATTCTCCGGAGCGAGTGGCTTTTGTGTCCAGAGCCCTGAAGTGGTCCAGCGGGGGATCCGGGAAGCTGGGCCACCCCCGGCTCCACCAGCTGCTGGCGCTCACGCTGTGGAAAGGTAGGCCTGCAGAGCCCGCGTGCAGAGCGTGGCTCCGGAGTGGCGGCCCCAGGCCTTTCCCGGAGGGCTGCGCGCCTGTCGTCCCGGGGCAGCTGTTCCTCCTCGTGCTCCCTGCAGCTCTTGTCTGCTTTTCCATTTTGGTGGGTTGAAATCACCTGCCGCAGCGCCCGAGGAGGGGAGCGCCTGCTCTGGAACAGCACGGCCGCTCTCTGTGAAGGGCAAGCGTCCCGACGCCAACCGGTCTGTCTCGGTGGAGCCACCTGCTCCAAGGAGGACTGCCAAGGCCGGGGCTGCGGTGGGCAGCTGTGCTGGGCTGGCCCTTCCCCAGGGACCCTTCTCTCTTGGGGGCGGcaaggcctcgcccctgccaGCACGGGGCCTCCTTCCTGGGACGCTCATCCAGACCAGCACTCACGGGTGCTAGGTGCTGTCTTTGTTTAGCACCTGTGGCATCTTCTAATTAGCGTTCGTAGGGGCTGGTCATGCCGTGTCCTGAGCTCCCAGCCCGCCAGTTGGGCACAGGGAGGGGCGCCCGGGCACTGCTACTGGAGGCACTGGACGACGGTTGGTCGGCGGTTAGAAAGCGGCCCTCTCTGGGCCCTCCATGTACCCTGGCTGCAGATGGGAGTGTGCACCTGTCGCGCTGGACGTCATCTGGCGGGCCCGCTGAAGGGAAGGTGCCAGGCAGGTGCCTGGGTGGGGCGCAGAGGGCATGGGCTGGCGGCTTGTGCTGTGGGAGTTCAGAGGGTCTGGGCTGAAGGCGCCTTCTCTGGACGTGAGTGCAGACAAGTGTGGGAACGGCAGGCCCCCTGGAACGGCCGTTCTGATGGGGGTGTGAGGCTGGGGGAACACCTCCGCCCGCGCTCCCTCTCTCACAAGGCCAGTGCCAGGCTGGGTGCCCGCCACACGCTCGACTCCGCTGTGTGTCCCACCTGCTGTGGCCGGCGGGGCGTGGGGCTCGTCTGGGTGCTGGCATACCAGCTCAGTCCTCTCCCCAGAGGAACGTTACTGAGAATAATGAGTCAGATAGATCTGAGCGAATTCGAAGGCCCAGAAGTTCAGGAAACTCTCCTGAGGGCATGGCTGAGTCCCCTCAGCTCCACCCGAAGGAAGAAGCGTGACTGAGAAAGAGCAGCTGGCACCTTCCGCCACGCCGgccggggctccctccccctCTGGCCACACGTTCGCGgggctgcctccttctcccaGCGCTTGTGGCTGGTTCCTGTGCTTCCTAAGAACCGGCCTGGCGCCACGTCCCACAGACCTGTCCCGGTCCCCTCGCCAGCACGGGTTCCCCTCTGCTCACTCACGGCGCCCGTCTGTGTCCTGTCTGCTGTCTGTCTACACCGCACACCCTCCCGCACTCGGAGCCCAGCCCCCTTGTGTGGTGCAGGGCGCCCAGGGAGCGCCCCCAGGAGCCCCATGCCGTCtgccggctggcccagcaggtggtggGGGCCGTGCGCCCACCCAACCCCTGCCCCGTCTTCAGAGGAGCGGGGCCTGCGAGAGCAGGGGTGGCCCGCAGCTGCTGGTGGGCACAGTGATTCCACAGCCCTGCCCCGCCCGCGTGTGTGGGGCCCGTGGGGGATGCCAGGCGGAGCATGGGCCGCCCCCGTGTCCGTGAGGTAGCGTGCATGGTGCATGCTCAGTGGCTCAGCACATATGTTCAATGTTAGGGTCTTAACAATTCAAGATGGAGCAGGTGAATGCACTCCTTGGGCACAGGCTGTCGGGGGAGGTGTGGTGTCCTGGTGGGCGTCCTGTTCGCTTGGAGGGGCCGCGTTCCGCTGTCTGCAGGGAGCCTGGCCTGGGAAAGGCCCACGTCAGGGCTCCCCCGGGCTGGTGGGGCCTCCAGGCGGGTATGCGGTGGCCTGCTCTCTGCTGCATCCCGCAGCCCACCCGCTGGCACCTCCGTTGGCCCTCATGACGAACCCCACCCAGTCCTTCGCCTCGTGCGGCGTTGGTCTTCCATCCAGGGCTCCGAGGGGCCTGGGGCCGGGCTGGGCGCAGTTGCTTGCCTGGTTTTTCTGCTTATGTGGATGCTGTAAAACCAGAAGGTGGTTTTGGGGggttggagggagagaagggggcagaCGGGCCGCGACTACGGAAGGAGACGCTGCCTCCGAGTCGCTGTGTGTTCTCTGTGGCTGCAGGGGGCGAGAGCGGAGGCCAGGCCTGGAGGGCCTGTTAGGTGGGGGGCGCTGCGCGATGATGCGGGGCCTGGGGGCAGACAGCCTGTCTCGGGAGGGCGCGTGTTCTCCACAGGAGGTAGGAGGGAGCGGGCCACTGGGGCCGTGGCTCAGTGCCTCACCCATGGAAGGAGCAGTGGTGGGGACCAGGGTGGCATGTGAGCCGGACGGGGTGATGGCCCTGCTCTGGGAGACGGCCGGGCTGTGGGCAGGTGGCTGGACGAGCCGGGGGCCTGAGCAGGAGGTGCGGTGGCTGCGCCTGGAGCTGCGTCTGTGCCTCGGAACTGCCAAGGCTCCGGGTGTCCTGTGCCCTGTGGGGTGCCAAGCAGCGTCTCTGGGCTCCAGtcagatgccaggagcacccgCAGCCGTGGCAGCAAAAACCGTCTCCAGACACGGCCCCGTGTCCCGAGTGGGGGCCGCTGTGGGGCAGCTGGCGTAGGGGGCGGCCCTCGGGAGAAGGGCAGCTGCCTtcggggtggtggggggagggtgtcAGGGCAGGCCCGGTTCACAGCCTGGCGCATCCACTGGCGCTGGCCGGGTCGGGACCGTCAGAACCCTCGACAGCTGAGCAGCGAGCTCACGACGGAGATGCTCAGACGGCTGGGCGTGGAGGACGTGtcccccgcgcgcccgccccctTCCCCTGGCTCTGTTAGCACTGCAGCCCGGCCCTTGGTTAGAGGCTCGGCCACGGCAAACGCGGGCTGAGACTGGCTGTGCGTGTGACTCAGCCGCTAGGATGAGTGTCCATCTCAGGGCTGGAGGCCGCCTTCCTGACCGCTTGCCTCGGACCCCACCCTGAGTGTCCCCGTCCAGCCCCTACAGGGCGCACAGCAGAAGTGGACGTCCAGATGCTGGTGACACAGGCCACTCAGCACGTGCCTCTGCACACGGGCCTTGTTAGGCCTCTCGGGTCCTGTTCCCGCTGTGACGGGCCGGCCTGCGTCCAGAGGGTCTTCCCTCCGGTGCCTGCTCCATGGGGCATCGACGAGATCGTGGGCCCCCCTCTCTGTGGAGGGGCAGACAGCGTCCACGGCCACCGAGTCCCGTGCAGTCTGCTCAAGGGCAGAAAGTGCTGCAGAAGAAGGGGCGTGAGCCGTGGGCTGGGAGCAGGGTGCGGGCTCCTGGTGACCTCGGGGCCGTGGGAGAGGCGGGCCTTGACCTGGTCCTGCTGCTCCTCCGGGAGTCCAGGCGCTGAGTCGGGTCGGTGGGTTTTGCATCAGGGTCCTGCAGTTTCTGTGCGGGGCAGCAGGGCCTGTCCTGCGGCTGCTCCTCGGGGTTCCGCTGAGACAATGTTGGTGTGGGAACTCGGGGCAGCTGGCGCAGCTCGGCCGAGCTGAAGAAGCCACCTCCCTAGCTGTGTGTGGCTGATGCCTCAAACGCGAGGCGGCTGGGTGCAAAGTCGCGGACCCCCGGGCACAGGGCGTGCGCGGCATCTGCTGGCCCATCCCTCCCTGGTGTGCACCGAGGGGCGGCTGTGTGGACGGCGAGGGCGGGGCGGGCCCGGCAGTCGTGCGCCCCGTGTCCTGACGGGCCCCTCTCCCTCCGCAGAACAGAATTACTGTGAGTCTCGGTACCACTTCCTGCACTCGACGGACGGCGAGGGCTGCGCCAACATGCTGGTGGAGTACTCCACCTCCAGGGGCTTCCGCAGCGAGGTCGACATGTTCGTGGCCCAGGCCGTGCTACAGTAGGTACCCCCCCCGGCCCCTGGCTCAGACGCGCGGTGTTTCTGAGCCGTTGGGCGCACTTGCCCTGTGGCCTCTGCCGCAGACCGCGCGGGACGGCAGACGCTGCTCGTCGACTCTCTTAAGCCAGCGCAGGTCTCGGGCGCTCGTAAAGTTTCAGTCGAGCAGTAAAAGTGAGTTTTTCATTCTAAATCAGCATTTGTCTGTCACCACTGGTCCTCCGTTGTCTCTTCTGTGATTTGGGTTTTTAGGATCAGACGACCGTTCTTTTGTAGGACGCCCGTCTTTGTGAGTCTCGCCTGGTCTCCGGGAGTGTGGGGTGAGCCGGCGTCCGCGGGCCGTGTCTCCAAGGCCTGCGCTTCACCGTGCGCGCAGAGCCccccacaccctgccctcccGCTGGGTCCCGGCTCCTCCCTCGCGCCCGTGAGGCCGCCTCGGCCCGTTTTCTCTCCAGCAGCCGACCTGACGATGTTGCCGCGAGCTGCAGGGTCGAGCGGGCAGCGCAGCGAGCGCCCACGTGGGGCAGGGTCGCCTGCGCAAGCGCCTCCCATCCCGCTTGTTCCCGCTGGGGCCATCCTCCCTCCTGGTGGAGACGCGGCGTGGGGAGAGGCTCCCTCCTCCCACGGAGGCATGGATCTGCGGGCGGGCGGTGGGCGGGCTGCGCCCTGAGTTTGGAGGGGACGGGCTCACAGAATGTTGTGGTGGTTCGCGGCACCTCACAGCTTCCACGCGTGGCTGCTTTTTGCCACCCTCGACTTTAAAAATGAAACCTTTTTAAAATCCACACCTCGCTGATCCTGGCTTTGTGGCACTTGGTGTAGATACTTTCTCTGGGCTGAACATGAGATCAGTGAACCCCTTCTCGTTGATCCCTTTTTATGCCTTAAAAACCTATTATCGAGGGTCGCGCCTAGGGCTCTGTCCTCCGTGGGCATAAACCGAGGCCTGTCCTGGTGCCCAGCATGGCGCCTGGGGCCCTGGGCCGGTTGCTCATGCGGGCAGGTGCCTGGGGGTGCCGAGCAGACAGGTTTCGCCACCACCCCTGCCCTGTTGCCCTTGGGTGCATCGCCCTGCAGGCCTGACGTTCCACCTGAGGGTGAAGGCCCGGATGGCCGTGCCCAGCGGCGGCCTCCAGAACGTTGGGGCTgtcaccccagccctgggccgTGTCGGGACGGCCTGGGAGAGGCTGTCCCAGGCCCGCACACATGGCGGCACCCCTTGTGCACCGTTCACGTAAATGCTTATAGAAACCCCGTATTCCTTCCTCAGGATCCCTACTCACTAGGATGTTCTTATTTCCAGGTTTCtctgtttgaaaaacaaaagcagcGCATCGGTGGTGTTCACAACGTACACGCAGAAGCACCCGTCCATCGAGGGCGGGCCTCCGTTCGTGCAGCCCCTGCTGAACTTCATCTGGTTTCTGCTGTTGGCTGTAGACGGGTGAGTTTCGTGTGTGCATTGTGGGTGTGtgtataggggtgtgtgtgtaggtatgcaaatgtgtatatgtacatttaTAGGTGTGAGTGTACAGGTGTGAGCATGTGGGTGTGTACGGGGAGCGTGTCGGCATGGGTGTGTGCACAGGCGTgtaggtgtgagtgtgggtgtgtacgGGGAGCGTGTCGGCATgggtgtgtgcacaggtgtgtaggtgtgagtgtgggtgtgtacgGGGAGCGTGTCGGCATGGATGCGTGCACAGGTGTgtaggtgtgagtgtgggtgtgtacgGGGAGCGTGTCGGCATGGGTCTATGCACAGGTGTgtaggtgtgagtgtgggtgtgtacgGGGAGCGTGTCGACATgggtgtgtgcacaggtgtgtaggtgtgagtgtgggtgtgtacgGGGAGCGTGTCGGCATGGATGCGTGCACAGGTGTgtaggtgtgagtgtgggtgtgtacgGGGAGCGTGTCGACATgggtgtgtgcacaggtgtgtaggtgtgagtgtgggtgtgtacgGGGAGCGTGTCGGCATGGGTGTGTGCACAGGCGTgtaggtgtgagtgtgggtgtgtacgGGGAGCGTGTCGGCATGGATGCGTGCACAGGTGTgtaggtgtgagtgtgggtgtgtacgGGGAGCGTGTCGGCATGGGTGTGTGCACAGGTCTgtaggtgtgagtgtgggtgtgtacaGGGAGCGTGTCGGCATGGATGCGTGCACAGGTGTgtaggtgtgagtgtgggtgtgtacgGGGAGCGTGTCGACATGGGTGTGTGCACAGGTCTGTAGGTGTGAGCATGTGGGTGTGTACAGGGAGCGTGTCGACATgggtgtgtgcacaggtgtgtaggtgtgagtgtgggtgtgtacgGGGAGTGTGTCGGCATGGATGCGTGCACAGGTGTGTAGGTGTGAGCGTGTGGGTGTGTACGGGGAGCGTGTCGGCATgggtgtgtgcacaggtgtgtaggtgtgagtgtgggtgtgtacgGGGAGCGTGTCGGCATGGGTGTGTGCACAGGTCTGTAGGTGTGAGCATGTGGGTGTGTACGGGGAGCGTGTCGGCATGGATGCGTGCACAGGTGTgtaggtgtgagtgtgggtgtgtacgGGGAGCGTGTCGGCATGGATGCGTGCACAGGTGTgtaggtgtgagtgtgggtgtgtacgGGGAGCGTGTCGGCATgggtgtgtgcacaggtgtgtaggtgtgagtgtgggtgtgtacaGGGAGCGTGTCGACATgggtgtgtgcacaggtgtgtaggTGTGAGCGTGTGGGTGTGTACAGGGAGCGTGTCGACATGGGTCTGTGCACAGGTGTgtaggtgtgagtgtgggtgtgtacgGGGAGCGTGTCGGCATGGATGCATGCACAGGTGTGTAGGTGTGAGCGTGTGGGTGTGTACAGGGAGCGTGTCGGCATGGATGCGTGCACAGGTGTgtaggtgtgagtgtgggtgtgtacgGGGAGCGTGTCGGCATgggtgtgtgcacaggtgtgtaggtgtgagtgtgggtgtgtacgGGGAGCGTGTCGGCATgggtgtgtgcacaggtgtgtaggtgtgagtgtgggtgtgtacgGGGAGCGTGTCGGCATGGGTCTATGCACAGGTGTgtaggtgtgagtgtgggtgtgtacgGGGAGCGTGTCGGCATgggtgtgtgcacaggtgtgtaggtgtgagtgtgggtgtgtacaGGGAGCGTGTCGACATgggtgtgtgcacaggtgtgtaggTGTGAGCGTGTGGGTGTGTACAGGGAGCGTGTCGACATGGGTCTGTGCACAGGTGTgtaggtgtgagtgtgggtgtgtacgGGGAGCGTGTCGGCATGGATGCATGCACAGGTGTGTAGGTGTGAGCGTGTGGGTGTGTACAGGGAGCGTGTCGGCATGGATGCGTGCACAGGTGTgtaggtgtgagtgtgggtgtgtacgGGGAGCGTGTCGGCATgggtgtgtgcacaggtgtgtaggtgtgagtgtgggtgtgtacgGGGAGCGTGTCGGCATgggtgtgtgcacaggtgtgtaggtgtgagtgtgggtgtgtacgGGGAGCGTGTCGGCATGGGTCTATGCACAGGTGTgtaggtgtgagtgtgggtgtgtacgGGGAGCGTGTCGGCATgggtgtgtgcacaggtgtgtaggtgtgagtgtgggtgtgtacgGGGAGCGTGTCGGCATGGATGCGTGCACAGGTCTgtaggtgtgagtgtgggtgtgtacgGGGAGCGTGTCGACATGgctgtgtgcacaggtgtgtaggtgtgagtgtgggtgtgtacgGGGAGCGTGTCGGCATGGGTCTATGCACAGGTGTgtaggtgtgagtgtgggtgtgtacgGGGAGCGTGTCGACATgggtgtgtgcacaggtgtgtaggtgtgagtgtgtgtgtgtacagggaGCGTGTCGGCATGGATGCGTGCACAGGTGTgtaggtgtgagtgtgggtgtgtacgGGGAGCGTGTCGGCATgggtgtgtgcacaggtgtgtaggtgtgagtgtgggtgtgtacgGGGAGCGTGTCGGCATGGGTCTATGCACAGGTGTgtaggtgtgagtgtgggtgtgtacgGGGAGCGTGTCGGCATgggtgtgtgcacaggtgtgtaggtgtgagtgtgggtgtgtacgGGGAGCGTGTCGGCATGGATGCGTGCACAGGTCTgtaggtgtgagtgtgggtgtgtacgGGGAGCGTGTCGACATgggtgtgtgcacaggtgtgtaggtgtgagtgtgggtgtgtacgGGGAGCGTGTCGGCATGGGTCTATGCACAGGTGTgtaggtgtgagtgtgggtgtgtacgGGGAGCGTGTCGACATgggtgtgtgcacaggtgtgtaggtgtgagtgtgggtgtgtacgGGGAGCGTGTCGACATgggtgtgtgcacaggtgtgtaggtgtgagtgtgggtgtgtacgGGGAGCGTGTCGGCATgggtgtgtgcacaggtgtgtaggtgtgagtgtgggtgtgtacgGGGAGTGTGTCGGCATGGATGCGTGCACAGGTGTGTAGGTGTGAGCGTGTGGGTGTGTACAGGGAGCGTGTCGGCATGGGTGTGTGCACAGGCGTGCGAGTGTGCCAGCGCACGGCTCCTCGCCCTGCTCTCCCGGGTGAGCCGCTGGCGGGCGTGCCCTCTCGTCCCAGGGGCAAGCTGACAGTGTTCACAGTGCTGTGTGAGCAGTACCAGCCGTCCCTGCGGCGTGACCCGATGTACAACGAGGTGAGCCTTGCGCGGGGCGGGCGCTCGGCCTCGGGCGGCCTGGTGTTGGGGGTGGGCGGGGCCGCCTCTGTGCTGAGCGGGTCCGCGCTGACCGCTGTGCCCTCTCAGTACCTCGACAGGATAGGACAGCTCTTCTTCGGCGTGCCGCCCAAGCAGACGTCTTCCTACGGAGGCCTGCTCGGTAAGGCCCGGGCCCCCGGGGTGGGGGCAGCGGTCTGCACGGGCCAGGCCCTGTCACCCCGGCCTCTGCCTCGGGGCTCTGCCATGCACGCACTGCTGTTGCGCGGCGTCTCCCCAGGGCCCGGCCCTCTGCCGTGCCTCCAGCTCCTTTTCTCGCCTTGTTCCCAAAACACAGCTGGTGGGGCCCGTGCTCCGCGAGGGACAGTCGTGCCCGGGGCTCTCTCCACTGGCCACAGAATCCAGgccaggtttttttctttctttattgctgtaaaatacacagaacgtcaccatcttaaccatcttCAGTGCACGGTTCCCGGGTGTTGAGCACACTCACACTGTGTGTGCCTGTCCCCACCACCCGGCTCCCGGGCTTTttgcatcttgcaaaactgaaactctgtccccattagacACTcactcccctcccgccccccggCCCCGCGCCCGCCAGTCCGCTCTGTTTCTGTGACCTCATCTCCTCCAGGGACCTGTATGAGTGGGGTTGTGCGGTGTTTGTCCTGTGAGCGGCTCATTTCACTCAGCACGGTGTCCTCAAGGGCCGTCCATGTGGTAGCAGGTGTCGGAATTGCCTTCGTTCTGAGGCTGAAGAACATTCCCGTGTGGACGGGCCACATTTCGCTCATCCCTTCATCCGTGGATGGATGTGCGGGTCGCTTCTGTGTTAGCCGTGTGGATCACACTGCTGTGAACGTGCGTGTGCAAATGCCCTGTGGAGGCCCTGCTTCACTTCTTTGGGGCTCATGCCCAGGAGCGGGACTGCCGAGTCGTGTGTTCCTGGCTCTGTGTTTAATGTTGTGAGGAACCTCCAGACTTCGGTCCACAGTGGCTCCCCATTtcacgttcccaccagcagcacaTGTGGCTGCCGTCCTCCGCGTCCTCACGGGGCTTGTTCTCCGTGGTTTTGAGAGTGGTCACAGCGGCCCTCCGATGGTGTCAGCTGCTGTCTCCTTGCAGCCTGATCTGCGCCCGCCTGGCGAGCAGCCGTTCGGGTGTCTGTGTGATAGTCATGTCACTTGCATTTTTAGGGACAGACAGGTGGTCTGTTCAGGAGCTGCGTGTAAAGGTATTAATACTTTATCAGATGtaggatttgcaaatatcctcCTGTTCTCTGGATTGCCTTTTTTTTAAGACTTCGTTTATTttaagcagttttaggttcacagcaaaattaagaagaTGGTCCAGAAAGTTCCCAGACGTCCCCTGCCCCACGTGCACAGTCTTCCCCATTATCAGTGTCCCCATCAGAGGGCGCATTTACTGTCAGTGAACCTGCACTGACACGTCATCGCCACCCAGCGGCCGTAGGTTCACTCGTGGTGGTGTCGCTCTGTGGGTTTTGACAGCCGTGTGACGTGCACCCACTGTTACCGTGTCACGCACAGCAGCTCTGTGCTCCACCCGCTcgtccctcccaccccctctgcCTTACTCTGTGGGTTGTCTCTCTCGATGCACATAATTCTTAAGGTTTCGTGAAGCccaatttgtctgttttttcttttgttgcctgtgcctttggtgtcgtatccaagaaatcatttccAAACACAAAGTCGTGAAGCTTGTCCTGTTTTCTGCTAAGAATCTTATCATTTTAGGTCTTCATTTAGGTCattgatcccttttgagttaatttttgtacatggtgttaGGTGAGGGTCCAGCTTCGTTCTTTGCGTGTGGGtgtccaggtttcccagcaccgtttggtGAAAAGTCTGTCCTTTCCCCATAGAATGGTCTTGTCAAAAACCATTTGATGCTGTACGTGAGGGCTCATTTCGGGCTCTCTGTTCTGCACCGTTGGTCGGTCTGTCTGTCTCTACGCCAGGACCAGACCGTTGTGATTACTGGAGCTTTGTAgtcagttttgaaatcaggaagtgtgagtgccccagttttgtttttcaaggttgtttggctatttgggtcccttggattccatatgaatttcaggatgggtttttctctttctgcaaagATTGCATTGGATTTTAGATCGCTTTGGGTGATAccaacattttaacaatattaatttttccagtccatgaacgtgggatgtgtttccatttgtttatgtttcctttaatttctttcagcaatgttttgtagttttcattgtataaggtttctctttcttggttaattcctaagtattttattgtttttgaggtTATTGAAACagttgtttttgtgtttctttttacattgttcatttttcttgtaCAGAAATACCACTGACTTGTGTGTGTTGACTTCGTCTcttgctactttgctgaattcatttattctaacagCTTTTTTGTGGATGCTTTAGGATTTTCTACGTGTAAGATCATATCTGCAAGCAGAggattttacttctttctttccgatttggatgccttttatttctttttcttgcctactttCTGTGGCTGGAACTTCAGTGCTGTGTTGAATGGAAATGTTgcaagtgagcatccttgtctcgttccagATCTTAGAGGAAGAGCTTCAGTCTTTCCCCATTGAGcgtgatgtttgctgtgggttttccTGTGGGGCCTTTATCATGTGGAggcagtttccttctattcctagtttactgagtgtttttatcatgaaagagtgttgaattttgttagaTGCTTCTTGAGCATCAGTTGAGATGATCGtgtgttttttccccttcattctgttaagtGGGGTATTATGCTGATTGGCTTTCACGTGTTGAGCcgtccttgcattccaggaataaatcccacttggtcatggggcgtAATCCTcatatgctgctgaattcagtttgctggtattttctGGAGGATTTTGCATCAATGATCGTCAGGGATATtggtcttcagttttcttttcttgcggCGTCTTTGTCTGGCCTTGGTGTCAGGGTCATGCTGGCCTCGTAGGATGGGTTAGGAAGTGTCCCGTCCTCTTCAGGTTTGTGGAGAAGTGTGAGAAGGACTGACGGCGGCTCTTTAATCGTTTGGTGGGATTCCCCAGTGCAGCCACGGGGCGCAGGGCTTTTCTGTGCTGGGAGGTTTTCCATCACTGATCGTCTCCTTATTGGTTAGAGGTCTGTTCAGTTTAGTCTCGGCAGATGTCAGAGGTGAGATTCCTGACTCTGTCTTTCAAGGCCAGGCCACCACCCCGCATCCTGCACAGCCTGGTGCCGCCCCGGGTCTCCAGCGCTGTCTGCCTTCTCCTGAGCTCTGATGTTGACATCTCCCTTCACCAGGGCCGGGACCTGTGGGTTTGTAGCCCTTCATCTGTGACATTTTAGGTTTGAGCGGGGACATCAC encodes the following:
- the GET4 gene encoding Golgi to ER traffic protein 4 homolog isoform X1 — translated: MAAAAAMAEQESARNGARNRGGVQRVEGKLRASVEKGDYYEAHQMYRTLFFRYTSQSKHAEARELMCSGALLFFSHGQQNSAADLSMLVLESLEKAEVEVADELLENLAKLFSLMDPNSPERVAFVSRALKWSSGGSGKLGHPRLHQLLALTLWKEQNYCESRYHFLHSTDGEGCANMLVEYSTSRGFRSEVDMFVAQAVLQFLCLKNKSSASVVFTTYTQKHPSIEGGPPFVQPLLNFIWFLLLAVDGGKLTVFTVLCEQYQPSLRRDPMYNEYLDRIGQLFFGVPPKQTSSYGGLLGNLLSSLMGSSEQEGEDSQDDSSPIELD
- the GET4 gene encoding Golgi to ER traffic protein 4 homolog isoform X2, giving the protein MAAAAAMAEQESARNGARNRGGVQRVEGKLRASVEKGDYYEAHQMYRTLFFRYTSQSKHAEARELMCSGALLFFSHGQQNSAADLSMLVLESLEKAEVEVADELLGPLCVSFLENLAKLFSLMDPNSPERVAFVSRALKWSSGGSGKLGHPRLHQLLALTLWKEQNYCESRYHFLHSTDGEGCANMLVEYSTSRGFRSEVDMFVAQAVLQFLCLKNKSSASVVFTTYTQKHPSIEGGPPFVQPLLNFIWFLLLAVDGGKLTVFTVLCEQYQPSLRRDPMYNEYLDRIGQLFFGVPPKQTSSYGGLLGNLLSSLMGSSEQEGEDSQDDSSPIELD